TTACATGTTTATACCCGTAAGATAGGTGATcttttgtatttcaatagagCGAAGCAATGTATAggaattatttaaaacagttcGGTTATAAACAGACAGACATGAGAGTTCAGGACAACATGGAGAGTGGTAATGCCGAAAAGGGCACCTTAAATAAGGAACATCAGgataaaagtgaaataaatggTGACATTAATACAGACAGCGATAAAGAAGACGCCGATAGCCTTAGCAACAGCGTAAATATGCCATTCTCTACTAGCGCCAAACAGAGGAAattgattttacattttgatattcgGAATACAGTGCTAGTTGCGGATTCTGTGACAAATGTATCCGTGGAGCAAGCGCTCAATAGTTTCCTGACGGGGGTCACGTGGGGCCGTGAGGACACTTCCGGTGAGTGGCAGTGGCATTCCGACCAACTGTCTTTGACTCCGCCCGCTAAGGATGTGGTCActtattataaatatcttgagaAAAAGTTTGTGAAAAACACGAATGATCGAACTCTGTTGCGACTTGCAACTGGTGATTTTACTCATAATGAGCTTGGTAGAATATTTCATCCACATTTTCAGAATCACATGGAACTCCTTAAATGGAGGCATGAATTTGAGACGGAAAGGCATAACATATTGACTATGTCAGGCCACGATGGCcagcaatataattatttggttCCGGCattgtacaaatgtatttatcatCTCGTAGAAACGGAAAGAGACTTCGCAATTGTGTTCAGAACTTTTGGTTTAGATGCGCCAAATGTGATTAAAAGTTTAGCGCACGGTCTTCAGGGCCACCATCCCGGATTCAAGGAACCAGTTGAACTTCCGGTGGATGAAAACATCGGGACGGTGAAAAGGAGTGCTACGGCGCCAACGGTGGCAACCACTTCAGGTGCAGACGGCACGAAAACCTTCACCGGCGACCGCGAGATATACGATATGTTATCGCAAAGAGTGGGCATTTCCGGTTTTCGGGACGATGTCCATTATTGGTTGGAAAACAACTACCACCATCACACCTCCAAGCCCCTCATTATTGACCCTTTTGACCAAAACGTCCACCATATTTTCTTTGATGATAACTACCGGACGTACGAAGATGATAGTATCGTTGACGTTCGGATGTTTGAATCCCGCGGCGCCAGTGAGGCCCGGAGTCTTCTGAATGTGGAAACTGCtcaatttgaaaatgtatgtgttgtacAGGCGGACCTCATTAAATGCATTGAGGATGAAAACTACTATAAAGACAGAGTGGCTGAGTGTGAAACAAACTATTCTGAGTTCTTAAAACGATGGAGAAAGCTCTCACGGAGTATGTCCGTCCGTGAAATTCTTTTATGAGTTTTCCTCTGAATTTGTTCTGCTCTTATAGGGCAatgtgataaacatttttttttcttcatttttacattttagtagAATTGTATTTTACCTTGACATATCAACTTGGCTGTGATAACCGCAATAggtattgtttgtatttatggtTTATAAATAACGTCATTCGAGGGTGGTATTAGAAAATACTTAGCAAATACACATAAGACTGACACAGGACAACAATGGCAATATAAAACATGACTGGCAATATACAACACAGATTCATAGTTGAGGCAATAGCTTCAACACTTAATTTATGGAAACGGGCTATTctaggaaataaaaaaaacccagaaagTACACGTTTACGAAAGTACATTAAAAATTAATggtttgtgcatttttcttgaGAATGGTTTCATAATATACTGCATTCTCAAGAGTTGGTTTGCCGGTACAAAAGACCGAAGGagaattcatacatgtatgtctgttCACTTAAGCGGTAATGTCAATGTGTGTTCATGTATTTAGTTAGGTTTCAGGTAAAAGACTTCCAGAGATCATTCTTCGGTATTTGCTTTTCAGATAAGTacgtaatatatttaagataacaCCATAGATAATGAGATTGAATGTACTTTCGTAAAAAtgcatttctgctaaaatatgGACAAGTTTAGAGACTATCCGATTAGTCTCGTGCAACATGTTGtctaaaatatgtaaaacaaaacaacattaataacataaaaGGGACATCTGGAAGTCcaatatacgcttccataacgaATGAGCGCAGGCGGATGAGGATTTTTTATTCTATCAAACAATTGttaatcaaagcatggttatatgTAATTCAGGACTTTTACCTCAGTTTAAGAAGCTTCAGGGTATAGTTACATTTATGATGAACAATCAATTTGGAATCGGTCGATGTGTTCTTGAATTTCTTTATTGCATAAATGATCCAAACATTTTCACGAATATACTTGGATTGCAACATGTTTCCCCTGTCATTTCTTTTGATATACAATGCACTTGAATCTATACGTTTAAATAATCAAAGTCACTAAAAGAGTTTACGTTAAATATCAAGGAGCGATTGATCCTGTGTCAATATCTTAACATCTCCATGAAGACACTAATTGACTGTGCTCTGtgaaattgaataatattttataatacgtTCATGTTAGAAAACACTTAAAGCCAATCTCACTAAGAGTTCAAGATAAATCATACCACAGTGAATGTTAACTTTTAACAACAATTTAATACCActtaatttgttgttgttaatttcaTGTGTTTAAGCATACTGGATAATAAAGACTGAAATTGTTTTTGGTATAACTTACTTTATGACGATTCgaaactaaacatttaaattattattctaATCATTTGTATAGACTAGGTAATGTCACAGGATTGTTTTCATCTCGGAATCACATTTTATTTACTGATGATacgaatacaaatataattatgtagtaaatagtaaatacaaatgtttactGCCGACGCATTAAGCAGATCACGAGTATAACATACTGATGTCGGGACTGTAGAAATGGTCATAAACGAAATTATTACTGCGTTTTACCATGGGAGATTTTCTAACATATTCACAATGTTTTTGCTCAAAATAACTTAATCAAAGAACGATGTTTCATGTACTTGACATATCTATTTTATCTATAAATGCCGACAAATCAATAACCTGCCTGGTTATACCAATAAACCATACACGACAGCAATCCTAATATCGATACTGAAACCAAATGAATAGCAATTTGCCATATCACTCCGGGTTCTAGTCTGTGTTCTAATTGTTATCCCACTTTTATTCACGTCGCTCTTAAAGTTAGGCATTACCAAATTGTTTCTATGTTTAGCACCAGGGTCTAATTTCAAACCGTGTCCACCcgacaagaaaacaacaacaaacgttgagaaacaacaacaacaagcatAGTATCCGTAGTTTAGTGCAGAGGTTCGGACAAGCTACCCGGCAATGTCTAGCGTACAAGCAAACTCATATTATACTCTTGCAGGGTCTTAATTTACTAAAGCTTAACCTCTTTAtggtttataatataaatgtacctCTCAACCTGTTTTATTAGTATTAACAcattatacatgcattgttttatttatttttatttacatactgATTATTCCTTTATTTACCcttgatttttaaatttttactcTAAATAATTCCAGGGTGCCAATAAATAAGTGTAACCGTCCAACATcaatttatcgaaaatactctaaattatttttataattcgtcaattttgaaattgaacaaaaaCGCTCAGTTTAATGTAGAAGTAACGACAACACGTCCCTATTGCACgcacaaattgttaaaaacttacttttttatttccatgAATGACGTTTATTGTGTTCCGTTTAAGATGTCATACTGCGAGTTACATACATGTCACGATATAATAACATGTTGAATATGTTGTAATATAAAAGGCACATGGGCATTTACTAATGCAATCCCTTTTTAGTTGCAATAACCTGATTTCTGAAGCATTTCCTTGTAATACTAGAATGTGATACCAAAGACAACCATAATAAAACTATTCTTTGTACTTTACTCGGCGTTGTTGTTCTTCGCAAGGTTTCGGAGGCTTAGAAAAGATCTAACTCAAAGTATACAAACGCCAAAGACGCCAgaaattttgcaaaatcaaCGTTGAGgaattgttttgatttcttAAGTAGTACAGTATGAATTGAAATTGAGACTACTTACTATTCAGACTgagaaacattttcatttttctgatCGCAGAAAGGTAGCATTCACACgattttgcaatgaaataaatatcaaatgaaattttatatctGCAATAAACACTTCATCGAATTAAAATCCCAAGGCTATTATGGCATACCTTTGTTACGCCATTACTCGCATTTAGGGCGAAATTATTTAAGTTTCACGTATTAACTTCAGTGTCAATCGCTCGAGGTACAGAAAGTTCAAACTAGGAATAGATACTTGAAAGGTTGTGAGGGGTTATCGCAAAACAAAGCCAGAAATTTAAGGATTGTTCCATTGTCAAATAACACGAGCCAGTCAATTGAATCAGTATTGTAACAATCTATATAGTTTAGGATACGCACCATAGCTTAattctttgaaataataattaataagttcATCCGTACTTTGTCCGTCTGATTTTCGTGAATGCCTTTTAGTAATATTAAATATCATGAAGTAAAACTTAATGATTAGGAAGATGCCCAGTgggcgtagcgaacgagcccatcttaatcattaagattttacctCCGGTCACGTGACGGACCTCGAATACAACCTCAtcggctgacacattgtcaacgcaaaatctgacacagagagtgtgtatCAGATCAGTTACAGTGGGCGGACCTTATAACACCCACGAAAGGTGAAATTCTAAATGATTGAACCTAGTGCTTAAaggttatattttgaaatttacttCTTTGGCGAATACCCTGACATTCGGAGGGGTGAATGTTTGGCATCATATTCAAGGTTTAGTCACCCCAGAGTGtcaatcaaaatgtaaaaaacatagGCGCGGGCAATCCATTATACTGAAGAAAAACTATTCCCCCGAGTCATGGACTCGTTGAATGGATCAATATAACTACATAATGATAACTACTTATCTTAAATACTAAAGAAAACGCAATTAGGAAATACTATTTCCCCGTGTATACTACCGCTTTCTATtcataaaacagaaaattagACTAAATTTGAATGTAGGACTCTACATGTATACTAGTGATGCACTCTTGTTCAAAGCTAATGTATCTTCAACAATAGGTATTAATGCAGCacattgaaaaatagtttataacTCTTTGAACCCTGGCATATGTTCAAAACAATAACTAGTGACATTAAAGGCCAATAAGGTGCCGTATTGaagatatcaaataaaaaaacgccatttttttaaattcatcaaaataaaagaaGAGCTGTCTCAGAAACGTGAACATGCCCCCGGTTGTGGCTTGTGGGACGGATAGCCATTCGTATATAACATTATGTTGATTCAAGGTTTGATTAAAACCCCGTTTATTTTAGCAAATGCCAAAGGTGCTTTACAAACCCATGCAGTTTGATTTCCCGTTATCGAGTAAAATGTCATGTCTGAGATACTAAATTATGTTCATCATTGACCACATAATGTGACATTGACTTTTCGAACGAGAACACAAGGTTGTAACGGACGGATGCACAGACGAACGAACGGGCGGTGCAATTACAATATGCCACCCTTCATGGGCATAACATGTGAGATCGGCCCGGTACCCTCTGAACTGTTGGTCGACGTCGTGACTGTTACATCACCACAGCAGCAAAAAgtttcaatattcaaatatccGTGTTTTACAAGTTCAGTGAACATACATTAAaaaacttgtaaataaaataatgcaacGATAAGTTTTTGTACGTgtgttttaaacacaatttaataaCCTGACAAAAACCGAGCCTGTAGCTCTTAAAGTCATTTCGGACCTTGGCATAACATCAAAGTCGTGATTATTGGAATAATCAAAAGGTCACGTGTTATGAGcactttaagaaaacaaaaacgaaGAAAGGTCACCAGCAAAGTTGTATGAAATGTTGCCAATATTCTCTCGTTATGGCCTCCATAATTATGAACGTGACTTTATGAGCAAAAGATATGAAGCTCCTTTCAACCATGTGTTTCTATCAGAATACTTTGAAACCGGACAGTACATGGACTATTACGGTCTGGACACAAATCCCAAGGCACATCTTTACACTTAGTTTCGTCACAATACATCATAACCAACTGCAAAAACTGATTTTCTATGTATAAGCAACAGCGACATTGACCCCACCAACCACTATCATGGCCGCTGGCAAATCAACGTCTCAAGTTACTAACCAGTAACCAACTTTCTGCATTCAGTAACAGTGAATTTGACCGAAGTCATCACCCAAATACATCCCAAAGGTACATATTCACCTGACGTTTCTAGATTCCAAGGTTCATAGCTTGTATGTTAACAGGAACTGATTTGTCTTTTATTAGTTACAACTCACTGTTCCATCATTGCATGCTATCCTTCAATACGTGAAACAccttttttcatcaatatcaatCAATATCTGAGCGGAAGCCACCTGGCCGACACCCATCCACCTGCCAGCCCGACCAACGACGCATGAACCACATCAATTCaggttttattcattttactctttttaagaGTGCATTCTCCCATAAAACATGCTGATTAAAAACGTCAGGATTCTAAAAACTATTTCATTCTTCAGCAAGAAATAGTTATTGAGTGTACAGCTCATTGTTTTTAAGCAAATTACCAAAGTACTTTTTTTCTCTAGAACTATGTGGACAAAGGGTTTTAATAAACACAATCTATGAGAAACTACATTCTCAACATAATGAAACATC
The sequence above is drawn from the Mya arenaria isolate MELC-2E11 chromosome 14, ASM2691426v1 genome and encodes:
- the LOC128216686 gene encoding uncharacterized protein LOC128216686; this translates as MYRNYLKQFGYKQTDMRVQDNMESGNAEKGTLNKEHQDKSEINGDINTDSDKEDADSLSNSVNMPFSTSAKQRKLILHFDIRNTVLVADSVTNVSVEQALNSFLTGVTWGREDTSGEWQWHSDQLSLTPPAKDVVTYYKYLEKKFVKNTNDRTLLRLATGDFTHNELGRIFHPHFQNHMELLKWRHEFETERHNILTMSGHDGQQYNYLVPALYKCIYHLVETERDFAIVFRTFGLDAPNVIKSLAHGLQGHHPGFKEPVELPVDENIGTVKRSATAPTVATTSGADGTKTFTGDREIYDMLSQRVGISGFRDDVHYWLENNYHHHTSKPLIIDPFDQNVHHIFFDDNYRTYEDDSIVDVRMFESRGASEARSLLNVETAQFENVCVVQADLIKCIEDENYYKDRVAECETNYSEFLKRWRKLSRSMSVREILL